In the Ignavibacteriota bacterium genome, one interval contains:
- the hrcA gene encoding heat-inducible transcription repressor HrcA: protein MEKELNEREREILRYVVYRFIDSAVPVASRYISKHHHLNLSAATIRNVLSDLEELGYIHHPHTSAGSIPTDKGYRYFVDWLMEIQQVTPREKGNIRRQFDLMIESNEVLREAARLLGTISHQLSVVSSLHLSAGVLERIELICIASHKILVVLEVKSGIIKTITMEIPVEISPMHLADVGQYLNEKLSGLTLKTIRDTFSERVKDFANDKSGIINLMVNSAGRIFDDSKEREKLHIGGTQTLIEQPEYGEKDNIRTIIELINDETNLADILEQSDVKEVQQGVAVAIGEEHGNTKLKNYSIILKTYTIGDVQGTVGILGPKRMNYARVIPLVSYMAEEVSSSLS, encoded by the coding sequence ATGGAAAAAGAACTCAACGAACGTGAACGGGAGATACTCCGCTATGTGGTGTATCGCTTTATTGATTCGGCTGTGCCGGTCGCCTCGCGTTATATTTCCAAACATCATCATTTGAATCTGAGCGCGGCAACAATACGGAACGTGCTTTCGGATTTGGAAGAGTTGGGCTATATCCATCATCCGCATACATCCGCTGGAAGTATTCCGACCGATAAGGGATATCGGTATTTTGTTGATTGGCTGATGGAAATACAACAGGTTACCCCGCGTGAAAAAGGTAATATCCGACGCCAGTTTGACCTGATGATTGAGTCGAACGAAGTTCTCCGTGAGGCGGCGCGGTTGCTTGGGACAATTTCTCATCAACTAAGTGTTGTGTCATCGCTTCATCTAAGCGCTGGTGTGCTTGAACGAATCGAATTAATCTGTATTGCTTCCCATAAAATATTAGTCGTGTTGGAAGTGAAATCGGGAATCATTAAGACAATTACGATGGAAATTCCTGTTGAAATTTCACCCATGCACCTTGCTGATGTCGGTCAGTATCTGAATGAGAAACTTTCCGGCCTGACATTGAAGACTATTCGCGATACGTTCAGCGAGCGAGTGAAAGATTTTGCCAATGATAAATCGGGCATCATTAATCTCATGGTCAATTCGGCGGGGAGAATTTTTGATGATAGCAAGGAACGGGAAAAACTTCACATCGGCGGGACTCAGACACTCATTGAGCAACCGGAGTATGGTGAAAAGGATAACATTCGAACTATCATCGAACTCATTAACGATGAAACGAACCTTGCGGATATTCTGGAACAATCAGACGTGAAGGAAGTACAGCAAGGAGTCGCAGTTGCAATCGGGGAAGAACATGGAAACACAAAGTTGAAAAATTATAGTATCATATTAAAGACGTACACCATCGGTGACGTGCAGGGAACGGTCGGAATTCTCGGACCAAAACGAATGAATTATGCAAGGGTTATTCCGTTGGTCAGTTATATGGCAGAAGAAGTATCATCATCATTAAGTTAA